In one Leptospiraceae bacterium genomic region, the following are encoded:
- the purT gene encoding formate-dependent phosphoribosylglycinamide formyltransferase, whose product MVSIGTPHSKSATKMVLLGSGELGKEVAIEAQRYGIQVVAVDRYESAPAMQVAHEFRVLDMLDAEALKKLIHEIQPLFIVPEIEAIATEALLELEAEGYTVVPSARAVNMTMNRERIRKFASEELGLQTSPYRFAGNFEEFQSNVKEIGYPCVSKPIMSSSGKGQSVLKGDSDLEKAWKYAQEGSRGQKNSRVIIEGFINFDYEITLLTIQHVDGISFLDPIGHLQLGGDYVESWQPHPVSLSALNKMQEMATKVVQGLGGRGIFGVEFFVDKEEVYFSELSPRPHDTGMVTLISQNHSEFSLHLRAILGLPFPRIHTYTPAASAVILTKEEGESREPVFENINEALTQPDTAIRLFGKPGFKGRRRMGVALALGVTIEEAREKAKNTASKIEVKN is encoded by the coding sequence ATGGTTAGTATTGGAACTCCCCATTCAAAATCTGCAACAAAAATGGTCCTTTTGGGCTCCGGAGAACTCGGTAAAGAAGTTGCTATTGAAGCGCAGAGATACGGTATACAGGTAGTGGCAGTTGATAGGTATGAAAGTGCCCCGGCTATGCAGGTAGCACATGAATTTCGAGTCCTCGATATGTTGGATGCAGAAGCTTTGAAAAAGCTCATACACGAGATCCAGCCTTTATTTATAGTTCCTGAAATAGAAGCGATTGCAACAGAAGCTCTTCTTGAACTGGAGGCAGAGGGTTATACGGTAGTTCCATCTGCCAGAGCTGTTAATATGACAATGAACCGGGAACGGATTCGAAAGTTTGCCTCGGAAGAATTGGGTTTACAAACTTCTCCGTATCGCTTTGCCGGGAATTTTGAGGAGTTTCAGTCCAATGTAAAAGAAATTGGCTATCCCTGCGTTTCCAAGCCGATTATGAGTTCCTCCGGTAAGGGGCAGTCCGTTTTAAAAGGAGATTCCGATCTGGAAAAAGCCTGGAAATATGCCCAGGAAGGGAGCAGAGGACAGAAAAATAGCCGTGTTATTATTGAGGGCTTTATCAATTTTGATTATGAAATAACCCTCTTAACCATACAACATGTGGATGGTATTTCGTTTCTGGATCCCATCGGTCATTTGCAACTGGGCGGTGATTATGTGGAGTCCTGGCAACCTCACCCGGTTAGTCTGAGTGCTTTAAATAAGATGCAGGAGATGGCTACAAAAGTTGTACAGGGACTCGGCGGAAGGGGAATTTTTGGTGTTGAGTTCTTTGTAGATAAAGAGGAGGTTTATTTTAGTGAACTTTCCCCAAGACCTCATGATACAGGAATGGTGACTTTGATCTCCCAGAACCATTCAGAGTTTTCCTTGCATCTCCGAGCAATTTTAGGACTTCCTTTTCCAAGAATACATACATATACTCCGGCGGCATCAGCAGTAATTTTGACGAAGGAAGAAGGTGAATCCAGGGAACCTGTTTTTGAAAATATTAATGAAGCACTTACACAACCCGATACAGCAATCCGACTGTTTGGAAAGCCGGGCTTTAAAGGCAGAAGAAGAATGGGGGTAGCTCTGGCCCTGGGAGTAACAATAGAAGAAGCCAGAGAAAAAGCGAAAAATACAGCATCTAAGATTGAAGTAAAAAACTAA
- a CDS encoding adenylate/guanylate cyclase domain-containing protein has product MKENSRTDEITRVMNRLNLIIKVQDKQVKETYYLFMKSSKLWADINFVSARIFSNNTPGIKIRKKNAQSFSLNSQNEKLLNKHLYRSEESLTREICIDLAGEELDKVFGIRDFDGELLPHTIDYIEPSKTVSAITYYRHHFFVLTRISDLKRLIGLKTIELIPLSLMKSLADKKNTLHEGYNPSMLLEKFIRHKFWELDPYPSPELIQENEKNRIGVLFSDIKGFGTLVKNFPSIKESESTQLMIKKYQHHSALEIKANGGYVIQTAGDAFMAIFKLPENSTDDSSDVIRIIRAALGILKISKIEIDEASMHLVTRVGLNIAHIEEGFLGALDLREYTVFGKDVNIASRLEKKVDEIAESIEGFAGGLLFNLSNCKDNIKDTELRSLQKVEQELKIKAGGFKLKSFSNRLKKFSNEVKMNYVTDSLMEKIIRELNPYLKELSRDDEYSYHISAEIREVQVKEGNTKCIFLYKQKKD; this is encoded by the coding sequence ATGAAAGAAAATTCTCGAACAGACGAAATTACGAGGGTTATGAATCGCCTGAACCTGATCATTAAAGTTCAGGACAAGCAGGTAAAAGAAACCTATTACCTGTTTATGAAATCATCCAAATTATGGGCGGATATAAACTTCGTAAGTGCCAGGATTTTTTCCAATAATACCCCCGGAATTAAAATTCGAAAGAAAAATGCTCAAAGCTTCTCGTTAAATTCTCAAAATGAAAAGCTCCTGAATAAACATCTTTATCGTTCCGAAGAAAGTCTGACAAGAGAAATCTGTATTGACTTAGCCGGAGAAGAACTGGATAAAGTTTTTGGAATCAGGGATTTTGATGGAGAACTACTCCCTCATACGATAGACTACATTGAACCCTCCAAAACCGTAAGTGCAATAACCTATTACCGACATCACTTCTTTGTTCTTACCCGGATTTCAGATCTCAAAAGACTCATAGGGCTTAAGACAATAGAATTGATTCCTTTATCCCTCATGAAAAGCCTGGCAGATAAAAAAAATACTCTGCATGAGGGATATAATCCGAGTATGCTCCTCGAAAAATTTATCCGACATAAATTTTGGGAATTGGACCCCTATCCTTCTCCTGAGCTCATACAGGAAAATGAGAAAAATCGTATCGGTGTGTTATTCAGTGATATTAAAGGATTCGGAACCCTTGTAAAAAACTTTCCCTCTATTAAAGAATCCGAATCTACCCAACTCATGATAAAGAAATATCAGCACCACTCAGCCCTGGAAATAAAAGCTAATGGAGGCTATGTAATTCAGACAGCAGGTGATGCTTTTATGGCCATCTTTAAATTACCGGAGAATAGCACGGACGATTCATCAGACGTTATTCGCATTATTCGCGCAGCCCTCGGAATTTTAAAAATTAGCAAAATAGAAATTGACGAAGCTTCTATGCATCTTGTGACCAGAGTAGGTTTAAATATTGCCCATATTGAAGAAGGTTTCCTCGGAGCCCTGGATCTCAGAGAATATACGGTATTCGGTAAAGATGTAAACATTGCTTCCAGATTAGAAAAAAAGGTCGATGAAATTGCAGAGTCCATAGAAGGCTTCGCGGGAGGTCTTTTATTCAATCTTTCTAACTGTAAAGATAATATCAAGGATACTGAACTTCGGAGTCTTCAAAAAGTAGAACAGGAATTAAAAATAAAAGCCGGTGGCTTTAAACTCAAATCTTTCAGCAATCGATTGAAAAAGTTTTCTAATGAAGTCAAGATGAATTATGTCACAGATTCACTCATGGAAAAAATTATCCGGGAATTAAATCCGTATTTAAAGGAATTATCCAGGGATGATGAATATTCCTACCACATTAGTGCTGAAATCCGGGAAGTTCAGGTAAAAGAAGGTAATACCAAGTGTATCTTTTTATATAAGCAAAAAAAAGATTAA
- a CDS encoding HDOD domain-containing protein has protein sequence MLNVEMLHNRLINGQKIESEFRFISDETTQDIYNLLINILSYFDQLFLAEIISTILKELLMNAVKANAKRLFFQRRNLIIENLQHYKLGMSEFLNEVTYKWDEQKDFIEESEYYVRLEILPSEESLGFRVTNNSSILPEELERIKKRIESAKKYNDLSDAFLDLSDNQESAGLGIILTQVLLKNSGIGTEKFRIDSDEKQTVASLDIPKNAIPKVMHSKFNEKILNEIETIPQLPQSLHRIISLCNNPEAEMQSIATEIEKNPALSAELLKLSNSTLFLTRNKVSNILTAIKIVGLKNIKNMLYVSGVRKLLSNRYGKVQHIWEHSNKCSVFAREIAFNYGKSKLMDLASIGGLLHDIGKLILLSLDKNLIKQMDNLIEKANIHSVLIEEVSLGISHAEIGSVLAKKWAFPDELVDIIAYHHRPFLAPDSDREVTEIVYLANKMVDVLSGVASYYTIDKKILETYGLDDIDKFNRYTAKLNSKYI, from the coding sequence ATGCTAAACGTAGAAATGTTACATAACCGTTTGATTAACGGGCAAAAGATAGAGTCAGAATTTCGTTTCATTTCTGATGAGACGACTCAGGACATCTATAACCTTCTTATCAATATTTTGAGCTATTTTGACCAGCTTTTTTTAGCAGAAATCATTTCTACAATCCTAAAAGAACTTCTCATGAACGCTGTAAAAGCCAACGCTAAGAGGCTTTTCTTTCAGCGAAGAAACCTGATTATTGAAAATCTTCAGCACTATAAACTCGGAATGTCCGAGTTTTTGAATGAAGTCACCTATAAATGGGATGAGCAAAAAGATTTCATTGAGGAATCCGAATACTATGTTCGACTCGAAATTCTACCCTCTGAAGAGAGTCTGGGGTTCCGGGTAACTAACAATTCTTCCATTTTACCGGAGGAGTTAGAACGGATAAAAAAACGAATCGAAAGTGCCAAAAAATACAATGACCTATCAGATGCCTTTCTGGATCTTTCGGATAATCAGGAAAGTGCCGGTCTGGGAATTATTCTAACCCAGGTTTTGCTGAAAAATTCCGGAATTGGAACTGAAAAATTCCGTATTGATTCAGACGAGAAGCAAACCGTTGCCAGTCTGGATATCCCCAAGAACGCTATCCCGAAGGTTATGCACAGTAAGTTCAATGAGAAAATTCTCAATGAAATTGAAACGATTCCCCAACTGCCTCAAAGCCTACACCGGATCATTTCCCTTTGTAATAACCCTGAAGCTGAAATGCAGAGTATAGCCACCGAGATAGAGAAGAACCCGGCTTTAAGTGCGGAGCTGCTTAAGCTCTCGAATTCGACCCTTTTTCTTACACGTAATAAAGTCAGTAATATTCTTACAGCCATTAAAATTGTGGGTCTAAAAAACATTAAGAATATGCTTTATGTATCCGGGGTAAGAAAACTCCTTTCTAATCGATACGGAAAGGTACAGCATATCTGGGAACATTCGAATAAATGTAGCGTTTTTGCAAGAGAAATCGCTTTTAATTACGGCAAATCCAAGCTCATGGATCTGGCTTCTATCGGAGGACTTTTGCATGATATTGGAAAATTAATCCTTTTAAGTCTGGATAAAAATCTTATTAAACAGATGGATAACCTGATTGAAAAAGCGAATATTCATTCGGTGCTCATTGAAGAAGTGTCTCTCGGAATTTCTCATGCAGAAATCGGTTCGGTTTTGGCAAAAAAATGGGCTTTTCCGGATGAACTTGTGGATATTATCGCCTATCATCACAGACCTTTTTTAGCACCTGACTCTGATAGGGAAGTTACAGAAATTGTCTATCTTGCAAATAAAATGGTGGATGTGCTTTCCGGAGTTGCGAGCTACTATACTATCGATAAAAAGATCCTGGAAACTTACGGTCTGGATGATATAGATAAGTTCAACCGTTATACTGCCAAATTAAATAGTAAATACATATAA
- a CDS encoding ATP-binding cassette domain-containing protein: MPILQVRDISFIRNGRPILQSITFSMEEGEHRVILGKNGSGKTTLIKILFGHLWPSSGKVEVFGKTFGTFPLRDIQKRIGILESTRQEERLQRNLSPRDILRSGLLGSIGIYENLDKEQEILVDRYIKENTWIKEADGLYLNLSAGEKRKLLLLRSLISEPELLILDEPTSSLDISAREDFFLLLEKYRQKKQFSSVLITHRTEEIPHFYSHALFLKEGKMVFSGTIEEAMKPQYLEAVYDLSLEVQKSYGRFYTHVKTSIFP; the protein is encoded by the coding sequence ATGCCCATCCTTCAGGTTCGTGATATTTCTTTTATCCGAAATGGAAGGCCTATTCTTCAATCCATCACCTTTTCTATGGAAGAAGGGGAACACCGGGTAATTCTCGGAAAAAATGGTTCCGGTAAAACTACCCTGATTAAAATTCTTTTTGGCCACCTCTGGCCCAGTTCCGGAAAAGTAGAGGTTTTTGGAAAGACTTTTGGGACTTTTCCCTTGCGAGACATTCAAAAACGAATCGGTATACTGGAGTCTACCCGACAGGAAGAAAGACTACAAAGAAATTTAAGCCCGAGAGATATTTTGAGAAGTGGACTACTCGGAAGTATCGGAATTTATGAAAATTTGGATAAAGAGCAGGAAATACTTGTAGATAGGTATATAAAGGAAAATACCTGGATTAAGGAAGCGGATGGTCTTTATCTAAATCTCTCCGCCGGTGAAAAACGAAAGCTTCTATTACTTAGATCCCTGATTTCCGAGCCTGAATTATTAATCCTCGATGAACCTACATCTTCTCTGGATATTTCTGCCCGGGAAGATTTCTTTTTACTCTTAGAAAAATACAGACAAAAAAAACAATTTAGCTCGGTTTTAATTACTCACAGAACCGAAGAGATACCGCATTTTTATTCTCATGCCCTGTTTTTAAAAGAAGGAAAAATGGTTTTCTCGGGTACTATAGAGGAAGCGATGAAACCTCAATACTTAGAAGCGGTTTATGACTTGTCCCTGGAAGTTCAAAAGAGTTATGGACGTTTTTATACCCATGTTAAAACCTCCATCTTTCCGTAA
- a CDS encoding rhodanese-like domain-containing protein, protein MTVLELEKRLQAREKGEDDFFLLDVRNPMEQEICTIPGTDYLIPVKQIRSRFREIENFRPLNLDLIIYCRSGIRSFKALNELEEQGFSGLFNLQGGILAYIKQVDPSLPRY, encoded by the coding sequence ATAACCGTCTTGGAACTGGAGAAACGCTTGCAAGCGAGGGAGAAGGGAGAGGATGATTTTTTTCTCTTAGATGTACGAAACCCTATGGAACAGGAAATTTGCACCATTCCCGGTACGGATTACCTGATTCCTGTAAAACAAATTCGCAGCAGATTTCGGGAAATTGAGAACTTTCGCCCGCTGAACCTGGATCTGATTATTTATTGCAGAAGTGGAATTCGTTCTTTTAAAGCCCTGAATGAGCTTGAGGAACAGGGATTTTCCGGTTTATTTAACCTTCAGGGAGGAATTTTAGCCTACATCAAGCAAGTCGATCCCTCTCTACCCCGATACTAG
- a CDS encoding response regulator, translating into MELIFREGVYSSILAFYNSQVIVDNFLLIFFLSFILSLFFTGIYILLFGKAFTNQKLRDLLFNLIDFKPDEEAKKALQKSEAHLKAIFNHLTSGIMILNRDGIILENNQTLEILLGYEKDELKGQSFHIYAIPEDRDQLDKILKSLFLGYINSIKVYQKCLRKDGTIFWAQLTGNPIIEANQTVYSILFSLTDVSDRKHYEAELKKAKELAEEVSQAKSEFLAVMSHEIRTPINGILGMTQLLYYTRLTEEQKEYIELLKSSAKTLLGIINDILDLSKIESGKMELEEKRYNLNSCLRYIFQIMKKVAREKGNSLFLDLDQRIPDYIVGDETRLSQILLNLLSNACKFTENGTITLKTELLRDENDLIHIMFYVIDTGIGIPEDRQHIIFESFQQADSSITRKYGGTGLGLSISRKLIRLMGGDIELKSQNGKGSTFTFTIYQQKASLNEFQQKNEFPELTLNSSFALRFPFNILVVEDNEINRILLQKILIKLGYSPLLASNGEEALEIVLSKKVDIIFMDIQMPVMDGMTATKKIRESKHISPFIKIIALTANVLQDDRSTYINAGFNTLVSKPIEIEKIIELIERF; encoded by the coding sequence ATGGAATTAATATTCAGGGAAGGTGTTTATTCTTCGATTCTGGCATTTTATAATAGCCAAGTAATTGTAGATAATTTTCTATTAATATTTTTTTTATCTTTTATTCTTTCTCTATTTTTTACCGGTATCTATATATTACTATTTGGTAAAGCCTTTACAAATCAAAAACTCAGGGATTTATTATTTAATTTGATAGATTTTAAGCCGGATGAAGAAGCAAAAAAAGCATTACAAAAAAGTGAAGCCCACCTTAAGGCGATTTTTAATCACTTAACATCCGGGATTATGATACTGAATAGAGATGGAATTATACTCGAAAATAATCAGACCCTGGAAATTTTGTTAGGGTATGAGAAAGATGAATTAAAGGGACAATCATTTCATATATATGCAATTCCGGAGGATAGAGACCAACTCGATAAGATTTTAAAGAGCCTTTTTCTGGGATATATTAACTCTATAAAGGTTTATCAGAAATGCTTACGAAAAGATGGTACTATATTTTGGGCACAACTAACAGGAAACCCAATAATAGAAGCCAATCAGACAGTTTACTCAATCCTATTTTCTCTAACCGATGTAAGTGATAGAAAACACTATGAAGCAGAGTTAAAAAAAGCAAAAGAATTAGCTGAAGAAGTAAGTCAAGCTAAATCTGAATTTTTAGCTGTAATGAGTCATGAAATACGAACTCCGATAAATGGTATATTAGGCATGACTCAATTATTATATTACACAAGATTAACAGAGGAACAAAAAGAGTATATAGAACTTTTGAAATCCAGTGCAAAAACCCTTCTTGGAATCATAAACGATATATTAGATTTATCAAAAATTGAATCCGGGAAAATGGAACTGGAGGAAAAACGATATAATTTAAATTCATGCCTGAGATATATTTTTCAGATTATGAAGAAGGTTGCAAGAGAAAAAGGTAACTCTCTATTTTTGGATTTGGACCAACGAATTCCTGATTATATAGTGGGAGATGAAACTCGCTTAAGCCAAATTTTATTAAATCTATTAAGTAATGCCTGTAAGTTTACTGAAAATGGAACAATAACATTAAAAACTGAATTATTAAGAGATGAAAATGATTTAATCCATATTATGTTTTATGTGATAGATACAGGAATTGGAATCCCGGAAGACAGGCAGCACATTATTTTTGAATCTTTTCAACAAGCAGATAGCTCCATAACAAGAAAATATGGTGGAACAGGGCTCGGTCTAAGTATTAGCAGAAAACTCATTCGTTTAATGGGAGGGGATATTGAACTTAAGAGCCAGAATGGTAAAGGTTCTACTTTTACATTTACTATATACCAGCAAAAAGCAAGTCTTAATGAATTCCAGCAAAAGAATGAATTTCCCGAATTAACTTTGAATTCTTCTTTTGCTCTCAGGTTTCCCTTTAATATATTGGTAGTAGAAGATAATGAGATAAACAGAATATTACTACAAAAAATTCTGATCAAGTTAGGATATTCTCCTTTACTGGCAAGTAATGGAGAGGAGGCTCTGGAAATAGTATTATCTAAAAAAGTAGATATAATTTTTATGGACATACAAATGCCGGTTATGGATGGAATGACTGCAACAAAAAAAATTCGTGAAAGTAAGCATATTTCTCCGTTTATAAAAATTATAGCCCTCACTGCCAACGTTTTACAGGATGATAGAAGTACTTATATAAATGCAGGTTTCAATACTCTTGTTTCGAAACCCATAGAAATAGAAAAGATAATCGAGCTAATTGAGAGATTCTAA
- a CDS encoding TerB family tellurite resistance protein: protein MNLHGFFSLWLAFLLIWWGFAKIEASSRTRRPSLKRGNNSSEDYFQNTRSSLISKLKREFAMRTPTEVLSGVIASVSIHIAKSDGRISEEEIDAIKFALKTRFGQVEQKFIRDIVLLTREHIEEIGEDSIFPSIVEVINLYLRLVDSLDTINRETLYLLIFGVIYEVSIADGQIRYKEEILFQRICSYFRIPRDYQAQIKRSAHYAYNVRKNRGFGYEDSSYQTSEPSGQKEAIRFKESIDFFNLNANYSSEELEKAWKKIIMMYHPDRHHNAKPEIYELMNQKFLESKQVYEYLKSYLNKPRPQFNN, encoded by the coding sequence ATGAACCTTCATGGTTTTTTTTCCCTCTGGCTGGCTTTTCTACTGATCTGGTGGGGCTTTGCGAAAATAGAAGCCAGTTCCCGTACTCGGCGACCTTCTTTAAAAAGAGGGAATAACTCCTCTGAAGATTACTTTCAGAATACAAGATCTTCCCTTATTTCCAAGTTAAAACGGGAATTTGCCATGAGAACACCCACAGAGGTTCTTTCCGGAGTCATCGCCTCGGTGAGTATTCATATAGCAAAATCGGATGGAAGAATCTCGGAAGAAGAAATTGATGCTATAAAATTTGCACTAAAAACCCGATTCGGTCAGGTCGAACAGAAATTTATTCGCGACATAGTCTTACTTACTCGTGAACATATAGAAGAAATAGGGGAAGATAGTATTTTTCCTTCTATTGTCGAAGTAATTAATTTGTATCTGCGGCTTGTAGATTCTTTAGATACCATTAACCGGGAAACTTTATATCTTTTAATCTTCGGGGTGATTTATGAAGTTTCTATAGCCGATGGTCAGATTCGTTATAAAGAGGAAATTTTATTCCAGAGAATATGTTCTTATTTTAGAATTCCTAGAGATTATCAAGCCCAGATCAAACGTTCCGCTCATTATGCTTATAATGTCAGAAAAAATAGGGGATTTGGTTATGAAGATTCTTCCTACCAGACATCGGAACCATCGGGTCAAAAGGAAGCAATTCGTTTCAAAGAGAGTATTGATTTTTTTAACCTGAATGCAAATTATTCCTCAGAAGAACTGGAGAAGGCCTGGAAAAAGATTATTATGATGTACCATCCGGACCGGCATCATAATGCAAAACCGGAAATTTACGAACTCATGAATCAGAAGTTTTTGGAATCCAAGCAGGTTTACGAATATTTGAAATCCTATTTAAATAAACCCCGTCCTCAATTTAATAATTGA
- a CDS encoding glycosyltransferase, with the protein MKILICHETFKHCYGVDRLMLLLSRELKAKGHAIAVICHEYEEELLRTISSEIYLIPKTKTLLEQNEYTLQWLKKNGNAFSIRPDSIIVSGSSFLSSLQYLRDKSNKLVFFDQGMQAFDNDFSDSELKVYVNFLELRRKTLSYAHEIVCGSTFIRDSQTIWDTENAKIRIIYNPIGYLEEPTYLHNSVLELIEMCRREEIKVVIVLERSWEENKYKNSLKIIEILQKVHKSIPNCIVFVLSDPNIFQAPPELEFSLIPIGHPSDTELVEILKKVDLCISLSTETLNLSLLDAQSLKKPVLALDVTIHPEIILHPWYLCKSYEEMVWKWMAILNQEGPDEEVYEYNYKKFLNYFQIENFISNILLCLENTTSQLENEEIGQYSSLLVFIDISFIMKENIEAEKIEFIKELYREFQYFLDPILVIWNKIEKEFVLPQKSDLERLQTPEGPRLFDNTKLSSDKESRISLSDFLRLRTFLPSYLFTVHKNNIDVQSYAQRRNLQLISFSELQDNFTESFWPEKLDRKEYLKNLLKPYVRKREYFYGKKNVILYNVTNTISYGKKANSGIPRVTRSLARELQKKANILFVTYLQDEQTFRLLTKEEMETLSLFEGPLMTGEYQYNTGRIKYLEPFITERRLEINWIVIPEVLDKTIIEGILSYAKNHQKKVASIFYDAIPVHYPELCHPTISGIHSQYMKSISACNTIVSISTFSNTELLKYYKEHKLKYNNTLINLLPGEQGTKRETKIQSLSVGDRKTILCVSTLEPRKNHKTLIEACLFLEKQHPELDWILNIVGSPYVGAEDISAYVESVCRYNSKIKWLKVIDESTLKDCYKQASITVYPSFVEGYGLPIMESLWYGKPCICYKQGVMSELAKEGGCLTTDVMNPQTLADAIYQLLMNTELYRTKSEEAIKRKIKTWEEYALEFLEKLEFHKH; encoded by the coding sequence ATGAAAATACTAATATGCCATGAAACCTTCAAGCATTGTTATGGAGTAGATAGGCTGATGCTACTTCTAAGCAGGGAACTTAAAGCGAAAGGACATGCAATCGCTGTTATATGTCACGAGTACGAAGAAGAACTACTTAGGACAATCAGTTCGGAAATCTATCTGATTCCTAAAACAAAGACTTTACTCGAACAAAATGAATATACCCTGCAATGGCTAAAGAAAAATGGGAATGCTTTTTCTATCAGGCCTGATAGTATTATCGTTTCAGGTTCTTCTTTCCTATCTTCCTTGCAGTATTTGCGTGATAAGAGTAATAAATTAGTATTTTTCGATCAGGGGATGCAGGCTTTTGATAATGACTTTTCCGACTCAGAATTAAAAGTATATGTAAATTTTCTTGAATTGCGAAGAAAAACCCTTTCTTATGCACATGAAATTGTATGCGGAAGTACTTTTATCCGTGATTCTCAAACAATTTGGGATACGGAAAATGCAAAAATTCGTATAATTTATAATCCTATTGGATATTTAGAAGAACCTACTTATCTACATAATTCTGTTCTTGAACTAATCGAAATGTGTCGGAGAGAAGAGATTAAAGTTGTCATAGTCCTCGAAAGAAGCTGGGAAGAAAATAAGTATAAAAACTCTTTGAAAATTATTGAAATATTACAAAAGGTACATAAAAGTATTCCAAACTGCATTGTCTTTGTATTATCAGATCCGAATATTTTTCAGGCACCACCCGAACTTGAGTTTTCTCTAATACCTATAGGTCATCCTTCGGATACAGAACTTGTAGAAATACTAAAAAAAGTAGACCTGTGTATATCTCTATCTACCGAAACCTTAAACCTTTCCCTGCTTGATGCCCAGAGTTTAAAAAAACCGGTGCTGGCATTGGATGTGACTATTCACCCGGAAATTATCCTTCATCCCTGGTATCTATGTAAAAGTTACGAGGAGATGGTTTGGAAATGGATGGCTATTTTAAACCAGGAAGGCCCTGATGAAGAGGTATATGAATATAATTATAAGAAATTTCTAAACTATTTTCAAATAGAGAATTTCATATCTAATATTCTACTTTGTTTGGAAAATACAACTTCTCAACTTGAGAATGAAGAAATTGGACAATATTCTTCTCTTTTGGTATTTATAGATATTTCTTTTATAATGAAAGAAAATATCGAAGCAGAAAAGATAGAGTTTATAAAAGAACTATATAGAGAATTTCAATACTTCCTTGACCCTATTTTAGTGATATGGAATAAAATAGAAAAAGAATTTGTCTTGCCTCAAAAATCGGACCTGGAAAGATTACAAACCCCTGAAGGTCCGAGGCTTTTTGATAATACAAAATTATCTTCAGATAAGGAGAGCAGAATCAGCTTATCTGATTTTCTAAGACTAAGAACTTTTCTTCCCTCCTATCTTTTTACCGTTCATAAAAACAATATCGATGTACAGAGCTACGCACAAAGACGCAATTTACAACTCATTTCATTTTCTGAATTACAAGACAATTTTACTGAATCTTTTTGGCCGGAAAAATTAGACAGAAAGGAGTATCTTAAAAATTTACTAAAACCTTATGTAAGAAAGCGAGAATATTTTTATGGGAAGAAAAATGTAATACTTTATAATGTTACGAATACTATATCCTACGGAAAAAAAGCAAATTCCGGAATCCCCCGTGTCACCCGATCTTTAGCTCGTGAACTACAGAAAAAAGCAAATATTCTGTTTGTCACGTATTTACAGGATGAGCAAACCTTTCGCTTATTGACAAAAGAAGAAATGGAAACCCTGTCTCTTTTTGAAGGGCCACTAATGACCGGAGAATACCAGTATAATACAGGAAGAATAAAATACCTTGAACCTTTTATTACAGAGAGACGTTTAGAAATCAATTGGATCGTTATACCGGAAGTATTAGATAAAACTATTATTGAGGGAATTTTGTCTTACGCAAAAAATCATCAAAAAAAAGTTGCAAGCATTTTTTATGATGCGATACCCGTTCATTACCCAGAACTCTGTCATCCGACTATAAGCGGAATACACAGCCAGTACATGAAGTCTATTTCTGCCTGCAATACTATAGTCTCTATCTCTACATTTTCCAATACTGAATTATTGAAATATTATAAAGAACATAAACTGAAATATAATAATACACTAATAAATTTACTACCAGGTGAACAGGGAACAAAAAGAGAAACTAAAATTCAGAGTCTGAGTGTAGGAGACCGAAAGACAATTCTCTGCGTATCCACTCTTGAACCCAGAAAAAACCATAAAACTCTCATCGAGGCCTGCCTGTTTTTAGAAAAACAACACCCCGAATTAGATTGGATTTTAAATATAGTTGGAAGTCCTTATGTCGGTGCGGAAGATATATCTGCTTATGTAGAGTCAGTCTGTCGGTACAATTCAAAAATCAAGTGGTTAAAAGTCATAGATGAAAGTACATTAAAGGATTGTTATAAACAGGCAAGTATAACTGTCTACCCTTCCTTTGTAGAAGGATATGGACTTCCGATTATGGAAAGTCTCTGGTATGGTAAACCCTGTATCTGCTACAAACAGGGAGTAATGTCCGAACTGGCAAAGGAGGGAGGTTGTCTTACAACGGATGTGATGAATCCTCAGACTCTTGCTGATGCAATCTATCAACTCCTCATGAATACAGAACTCTATAGAACGAAATCAGAAGAGGCCATCAAACGAAAGATAAAAACCTGGGAAGAATATGCACTGGAATTTTTAGAGAAATTAGAATTCCATAAACACTAA